The window GGGGAACCCCTTGTTTACGCAGCGTTAACATGACACGCTTAATCCAGATGACCAAGGGGGCCCACAGGGCCCCTTTTTTATGAAGCCTCTAGTGAATAATTTCACAAAGGCATTTCAACGAGTGCCCAAGAAATGGAGTGACTGATAAGCATGGATTGGCGTAACCGCGCAGCGTGCCTTGACAAGGACCCGGAGCTTTTCTTCCCCGTCGGAAATACCGGTCCTGCTCTCCTGCAGATCGAGGAAGCCAAAAGTGTTTGCCGTCGATGCCCCGTGGTCGACACGTGCCTGCAGTGGGCCCTCGAGTCCGGACAGGACGCCGGTGTATGGGGGGGCATGAGCGAGGACGAACGCCGCGCGCTCAAGCGCCGCGCTGCCCGGGCCCGCCGCGCCTCCTGACCCCGCGTTCCTGATTCACCGTCTGGAAAGGAATGGCCGCAGACCTAGGTCTGCGGCCATTCTTCGTTAAGCCCGCCAGCGGTACCCCGCCAACAGGGGCCGGCCAGCTACCGTTTGGCCAGGCTCAGGACAATCTGGACGGCCGTCCCGCCACCGTCCCTGGCTTTCCACTGAATGCTGCCACCGAGTTCGCTGGTCACCAGGGTGCGGACGATCTGCAGGCCGAGTCCCTCCACATAGGGTGTGGCGGGGATGCCAACGCCGTCGTCCGCCACGGTCACGGTCAGCAGTTCATCGCCGTCCTCGCTCTCTGACCGGGCCGCGGCCAGCCAGACGGTTCCGGTTCGCCCCTCCAAGCCATGTTCGACGGCGTTTGTCACCAGTTCGTTGATGACCAACGCCAGCGGAGTGGCGAAGTCACTTGGCAGATCGCCGAAGAGTCCGGACCGCTCAGTCCTGACCTGCTGCGACGGTGACGCAACCTCGGCGGAGAGGCGGAACTGGCGCCCGATAAGCTCGTCAAAGTCGACGCTCTGGGTCAGGCCCTGGGACAGCGTCTCATGCACGAGGGCGATCGTGGCCACACGCCGCATCGCCTGTTCAAGTCCCTGTTTGGCCTCGTCGCTGACCATGCGCCGGGACTGCATGCGCAACAGCGCGGCAACGGTTTGCAGATTGTTTTTCACCCGGTGATGAATTTCCCGGATGGTGGCGTCCTTGGTAACGAGTTCCATTTCCCGGCGCCGCAGCTCGCTGACATCCCGGCAAAGCACCAGCGCGCCGAACCGGTGCTGCTCATCGCGGAGCGGGATCGCCCGCAGCGACAGGCTGACCCCGCGGGACTCGATTTCGCTGCGCCACGGCATGCGTCCGGTGACCACCAGCGGCAGGGTCTCGTCCACCAGGCGGCGGTCCTTCAGCAGGCCGGCCGTGACCTCGGCCAGGCTTCGGCCCTCGAGGGACTCGCCGTCGCCGAGCCGCCGGAACGCGGAAACCCCGTTGGGGCTCGCGTACTGGACGATTCCCTCGGCATCGAGCCGGATCAAACCGTCACCGACGCGGGGGGCGCCGCGGCGCGAACCGGTAGGCGAGGCGAAGTCCGGCCACAGCCCCAACGTTCCCATCCGCAACAGGTCGTAGGCGCATTGCCGGTACGTCAGCTCCAGCCGGGACGGCATGCGGGAGCTTGAGAGATCCATGTGGGTGGTGACGATGGCGAGCGTCCGGCCATTGCGGACCATTGGCACGGCCTCGACCCGGAGGGCCATGTCGCTGCTCCAGTTGGTCTCGTTGGAGCGCTCAATCGTCCGGCTTTCCCACGCTTTGTCAACGAGCGGTTGCAGGTCCGACCGGATCCCCTCCCCCACGAAGTCGGCGTGGAACACCGTGTGCGAGGTGGAGGGACGGACGTGGGCAAGGGCTACGTAGCCGAACTCGGGGTGCGGAAACCACAGCGCCAGGTCCGCGAACGCCAGGTCGGCGACCATCTGCCAGTCGCCGACCAGGAGGTGCAGCCACTCGGCATCCCCCGGCCCAAAATCAGCATGCTCCCTGATAGGGTCCGTAAAGATTGCCACAGCACCTCCATTTGCAAACGCCGGCAGCAGCTGGCGCTGCCTAGCGTCGAACGATTGACCTCAAGAGCCTCAATGCTACCGACAGCGAGGCCATGTCATCGGCCTCGAGGGCATTGACCTCGTCGAACATGCTCCTGGCACGGTCCAACTGCTCAACATTCTGGCTTTCCCACGCCAGGAGGCGTTCCTCCGCCGGCATCTCCTGAGGTGACGACTCCAAAACCGCCTTCGTCATATCGGACACGGTGGAGTAGAGATCATCACGCAGGGCCGCCCTGGCCAGGGCCTGCCAGCGGTCCTCCCGAGGCAGTTTGGTGATGCGCTCCAGCAGGGAGTCGGCGTGGAAACGGTTGAATACCGCGTAGTAGACATGGGCGATGTTCTCGACCGGTTCCGGGCTCGCATGGACGATCTTGGCGACGTCGAGCAACACAAAGCTCTCGAACAGTTCAGCCCACCGGTGTGCCAGATCTTCGGGAACGTCCCAGCTACGCGCCTTTTCCAGCCATTCGGCCACGCGGTCACGGTCCTGGCCGCGCAGGTAATCCAGCAGGCGTGACCGCATGGGATCCATCAGGGGTTTGAACTCGGCCACGGTCTCGGCGATAGGCCGGGAGGCGTTGCTCTGGCTCAGGATCCACCGTACCGCCCGGTCCAGAAGCCGGCGGATATCCAGGTGAATGGTGCTCCAGTGCTCCGTCGGGAACGACGCGGGCAGCTCGTTCAGCTCCCCCACCATGATGTCCAGTTCGTAGACTTCACGAAGTGCCACGAAAGCCTTGGCGACTGCGGCCTCAGTGGCGGAGGTTTCCTCCATGGCGCGGAACGCGAAGGTGATGCCGCCCATGTTGATCATGTCGTTTGCCACGACGGTCGCGATGATTTCGCGGCGCAGCGGGTGGGTGTCCAGGTCTGCATCGAACCTGTCCCGCAGCTGCTGCGGGAAGTAGGCCCGCAGGGTCGCCCGGAACCAGGGGTCCTCGGCGAGGTCGCTGTCCCGAAGCGCCGAGGCGAGTTCGATCTTGGCGTAGGCCGCCAGCACGGACAGCTCAGGCGAGGTCAGGCCCTGCCCCTGCTCCAGCCGCTCGCGGAGCGTCTCTGTAGTGGGCAGCGCCTCCAGGTCCCGCTTGAGGTCCGCCGATTTCTCCAGCCAGTCCATGAGGCGCTCGTAGCTTGGGCTCCACTCGGAAACCCGCATCCGGTCATTGAGCAGCAGGATGTTCTGATCGATGTTGTCCTCGAGCACCAGCCGGCCGACCTCGTCGGTCATCGAAGCCAGGAACTCCGACCGCTCCGCAGGATCGAGTTTCCCCGCGGCGACCATCCGGTCAACGAAAATCTTGATATTGACCTCGTGGTCCGAGCAGTCCACACCAGCGGAGTTGTCGATCGCGTCGGTGTTCAAGATGACACCCTGCAGGGCCGCCTCGATCCGGCCACGCTGGGTCATGCCCAGGTTGCCACCCTCGCCAACCACCTTGACGCGCAGGTCGCAGCCGTCGACCCGGATGGAGTCGTTGGCCTTGTCGCCCACCTCGGAATGGGTTTCCGTGCCGGCCTTGACGTACGTGCCGATGCCGCCGTTGTAGAGCAGATCGGCCGGAGCGAGCAGGATGGCGCGCAACAGTTCGGGCGGGCTGAGCTTCGTGGTGCCTTCCGGCAATCCGAGCGCGTACCTGACCTGCTCCGAGACCGGAATCGATTTCGCCTGACGGGCGAAGACGCCGCCACCCTGGCTGATCAGGGACTTGTTGTAATCGTCCCAGGACGAACGGGGCAGCTCGAAGAGCCGCTGGCGTTCGTCGAAGGAAACAGCCTCGTCGGGGGTGGGATCCAGGAAGATGTGCCGGTGGTCAAAGGCCGCGAGCAGCCGGATGTGCTTGGAGAGCAGCATCCCGTTGCCGAAGACGTCGCCGGACATGTCACCGACGCCCACCACAGTGAAGGGCTCGGACTGGGTGTCCAGGTCAAGCTCGCTGAAGTGCCGTTTGACGGATTCCCAGGCCCCGCGGGCGGTGATGCCCATCGCTTTGTGGTCGTACCCGACCGACCCGCCTGAGGCGAAGGCGTCGCCGAGCCAGAACCCGTACTCCTTGGCCAGCCCGTTGGCGATGTCGGAGAAGGACGCGGTCCCCTTATCGGCCGCGACGACGAGGTAGGAATCATCGTCGTCATGCCGTACGACGTCGGCCGGTGGCACCAGCCGTTCGCCCTCCGGCATTGTCACGAGATTGTCGGTGACGTCCAGGAGCCCGCGGATGAACGTCTTGTAGCTTTCGATGCCCTCAGCCATCCATGCGGAACGGTCCGAGGCCGGGTCCGGGAGCTGCTTGGCGTAGAACCCGCCCTTGGCTCCGGTGGGCACAATCACGGCGTTCTTGACAGTTTGGGCTTTGACCAGGCCCAGGATTTCGGTGCGGAAGTCCTCACGCCGGTCCGACCAGCGCAGCCCGCCGCGTGCCACCTTGCCGAAACGCAGATGCACACCCTCGACCCGGGGCGAATAAACCCAGATTTCAAACATGGGAGTCGGGAACGGCAGTCCTTCAATGACTGACGGGTCCAGCTTAAGGCTCAGATGCGCCTTGTTCTGGTAATGGTTTGTCCGCAGTGTGGCCTGAATCAGGTTCTTGAAGGTCCGCAGCACCCTGTCGGCATCCAGCGTTGCGACCTGTTCGATCGCTGCGTCGAGGGCGGTGAGGACTTCCTCCTGCTTTGCCTGGCGGGCGTCGGAGCTCAGCGCGGGATCGAAGCGGACTTCAAAAAGGTCATTCAAGCCGCGGTTGACCGCAGGGTTGGCCAGCAAGGTGTCGGCGAGGAATCCGTAGGAGTTGGTGTTGCCCATTTGCCGCATGTATTTGGCGTAGGCCCGCAGCACCACCACCTGGCGCCAGTGCATTCCCTCCCGCAGGACCAGCCGGTCGAAGCTGTCCGACTCCACGGCTCCGGAGACCGCGGCGCTGAAGGAGTCGGCCAGAAGCTGACCGGTTTCGAGAGGGTCCACCCCTGCGGGGTACTTCAGGCCGAGGTCATATAGGAAAAAGTCGCGGTGGTCTGCGGTCTCGATCTCGAACGGACGTTCGTCCAGTACCTCGAGCCCCAGATTGTGAAAGTAGGGCAGGATCTGGCTGAGGCTTTTGGGCTCCAGCATGTAAAGCTTGACGCGGGCGTCCTCTTCGAGCGTCGCTCCGGCCCCTTCGGGGAGGTAGACGTGGACGCCAGGCTGTTCCTTGACGTCTTCCCCGGCGTGCTCCGGTGCAGCGCCGTACTTCTCGAAGCGTGCGATGTCGGTGAGGGCATCCTCCACTTCGTAGTCGACGCGGTAGCTTGCAGGGAAGGCTTCCGCCCACACGCCGGCGAGGCCTTTGGCGCCGTCGTCGGTGAGGCCCCCGGCCGCATCGGCCTGGGTGCGCAGGACCTCGGCGATGCCTTCGCTCCACGAGCGGGCAGCACGGACCAGCCGCTTTTCGAGGTCGTCGCTGCTGACGTTGCTGACATCGGCGTTCTTGGGAAGCCTGATCCGGAAGAAAAGACGCGCCAGCGCTGATTCCGTCATCCGCGCCTCGTAGTCGATGGACACGGCGTCGAAGGTTTGGCGCAGTTCCTGCTCGATGCGGAGGCGGACGTTCGTGGTGTAGCGGTCCCGCGGGAGATAGACGAGCGCGGACATAAAACGCCCGTAAATGTCCGGCCGAAGGAACAGCCTGGTCCGGCGCCGCTCCTGCAGACGCTGGATGCCCGTGGCAATGGCCGCCAGGTCGGGAACTTCAATTTGAAACAGCTCGTCGCGGGGGTAGGTCTCGAGGATGCCCAGGAGGTCTTTGCCGGAGTGCGAATCCGGCGGGAACCCGGCGTCGTTCAGTACCGCGGCGACCTTCTCACGCACTACCGGGATGTCGCGCACGGAGCCGGAGTAGGCCGTGGTGGCGAAGAGTCCGATGAAGCGGCGTTCGCCGTTGACGTTACCGGCCGCGTCGAAACTCTTTACCCCGATGTAATCCAGGTACGCGGAACGGTGCACGGTGGAGCGGGAGTTGGCCTTGGTGATGACCAGTGCACGCTTCTCCCGGGCTTTTTTACGGCCCGTCTCGGTGAGGTGCTGGATCTGGTGCGGTGTGTCGGCGCTGCCGCGCAGCAGCCCCAGGCCGCTGTCTTCGCGGGGTTCCAGCACGTCCTCGCCGGATTCGGTCTTGAGTTCGTATTCGCGGTAGCCGAGGAACGTGAAGTTTCCATCGTCCAGCCAGCGCAGCAGCTCCTGGGCCTGGCGGAGCTCGGCGATCTGTGCGGCATCGGCCACGTTGTCCAGGCCCTTGGCAATTTGAAGTGCCCGGTTGCGCATCTTCGGCCAGTCCTCGACGGCGGCCCGCACGTCAGCGAGCACACGGCCGATACCTTCGATCAGCGCCGCACGCTTCGCCTCGTCCACGAGATCAATTTCGACGGCAATCCAGGATTCCATATGCGAAGCGTTGTCACCCTGGGCGATCAGGTGCGAGAGGTTGGGCATCGCCGCGGTGTCACCGCTGGAGATCCCCAGGTGGGAGGGCACACGGGAAACCTTGACGAGCTCCCCGCTCTGGCGGTTGCGGGTCACGACGAACAGCGGGTGCATCACCAGATGGATGGGGGCATTCTGCCGGACCAGTTCCGCGTTGACAGAGTCGACGAGGAAGGGCATGTCATCGGTGACAATGTAGACGACACTGCGATCGGTTTCATCGGAGATCGTGATGCTGGCCCGTCCCGGGAACCGGTTCGCCGCAGCGTCCTTGTGCAGGGACGCCCGGGACGCCAGGAGCTCCTGTGGATACCCCCGGGCGTCTTCTCCGGCGAGGTGCTCGTAGTAGTCCCTCAGGTAGCCGGCTTCGGCACCGATCGAAAGGGTTTGATCCTCCACGCTGGACCCAGACGACATCGACAAACGCCTCCATAAAAAGTTCACGGCCGCTTCGTTGCGGCTCTTTTAGCGAGCCTAACGCTTTAGACGGCGTCTCGCTGTGGAAGAAAATACAGAGGAATGACTTTTTCCTTGGACGGGTGCACAAACCAAGGATGCGATGGCCCTCCGGAGCGGAGAGTCGGGGGCGGACTCAAGCAACAGCGACCCGGCGAGCAGCGCCGCATCACAGGCGGCGGGATCCGCGGGAAGGAATGCCGCCAGCGGCACCGTGGGCCCGTACCGCTCCCAGGCATCACGCAATTGCCGTTCCGGGAATCGTCCCACCGCGGACGGACGGACCTTGTTCAGCACCACGTGCGGGGATGCGTGCGGGACAGCGGCTTGAAGTTCCGCGAGGCCCCGAACGAGCCTCGGCACCCCGATGGAGTCAGCCAGCCCTACAGCAAACACCGTGTCCGCCACCTCGAGGCTCCGCAACGTCGCAGCATTTCGCCGCGGAGCCATGGTGTCGAAGCTCAGTTCTTCGTCGGACTCGAGGCAAAACCCGGTGTCGATGACGATGACCTCCACCACCTGCGTGGCCCTGGCCAGCACCAGGGAAAGGGCTGCGGCGCGGAGTTCGGTCCAGCGGTCGGCCCGGGTAATTCCGGTCAATACGCGGAAGGTGCCCGTCTTTGTCACCACCGGGGTCGCGATCCTGAGCAGCGCCTCAGGATCGAGCAGGCCCTGATCGGCAAGCCTGCAAGCCTGCGCGAGTCCTGCCGCTTCGTCCAAGAGCCCCAGCATGGCAGCGACGCTGGCGCCGTAGCTGTCTGCGTCGACCAACAGCACGGACTTGCCGTCCGCGGCGAGTTCGCCTGCCATGTTGGCGGCAAGCAGGGTCCGTCCCGGCGAGCCGGCGGGTCCCCACACGGCAATGATCTGCCCCGTGCCTGGGCTTTCAACACCCCCCGTGGCAGGGCTGCCCGCGCCGGCGGGGTCCCTGCCCGGTTCAGCAAGACCGGCATTGGCCGCCGGCCGCAGCCTTTGTTCGGTGCCAGCGAGTTGTGCGACGGACGCCATGATGCGTCCGGCGAGGGTAGGGGCATCGACGCTGGTGAGTTCGGCGGCGACGCCGATGCCCCGCAGCCGGGTTTTCTCCTCCGGACTGTCGGTCAGGGCAACGATGGCGACGCCAACGGCGGACAGCCGGTCCACCAGAGACGCCGTCAACTCCTCACTGCCTTCGGCCACGACCGCCGCACGGGCCATTCCTCCCTGGCAGGCCGCCAGCAGCTCCGCAAGTTCCTGGCACCGCCGGACCACTGAGACCGGCCCGTGGAGGCGCTCCAGCCCGCCCACCAGGTCCTCTCTCGAGCCGCCGACGGTGACTACCGGGATACTCATCGGGATGAACCGCCAGGATTCCAGACCACCGAGATCTTGGCCTTGTTGGCCTGGGCACCCAGCAGGTTCGGCATCTGCTCGTTGGTCACCAGCACCATCACGACAGTGGACCGCGCGGACCCCAAAGCGGTGCTGCCCGGCGTGATTTGGGCGATTTCGGCTCCCGGCAACAGCAGGGCCGGCTGATTGAATCCGTTGCGGGTATCCGGCAGCGCCACCCACACATCCACCCGCGAGCCGGCAACGGCCTGTGCTGGCAATGCCTCATCGACAGTCACGGCGACCGGTTTCCGGTCCAGGCCGTCCGGGTGACCGAAACTCGCACGCGGCGCCAGCTGGTCCTTGCCGATTCTCTGGACAGCAATAAGCCCGTCGGGAAGACCGGAGGCTGGGGTGAGATAGTGCTGCTCTACGTCACCAAGGCGGACCTTGACGCGGTTCAGCTTGTCCTCGGTCAGCTTCTCACCGACGGCAATCGCTTCCCGGGCGGTGTATGCCTCGACGGTTTGGTCGGCGGCCCCGACCAGAGAAACGACGCCCGCGACCGAGGCCAGGACGAGCAGGATGCCCACCAGGAGCCGGGGGTCTTTCCAGGATGGCCTCTTCAGCCGTGCTCCGGCAGCTACCGTGCCCACACTCATGCGCCCGCTCCCCCTGTAGTCGCCGCCCCGCAATGGCGTGGCCCCTACATTGTTACCTCTTCGTGCCCGGACGGGAAGATGCTGGAACGAAGTGGGCCGGACTGTGGATAAGAGCCTCAAATGGTGCCATTGATGGCAAAATGAACATATGCCACGATTCCTGACCCTCGCCGACGTCGCGGAGCAGCTCCAGATTAACGCTCCTGCTGCTTACGCACTTGTGCGCAGTGGTGAACTCAAGGCCATCCAGGTGGGCGGACGCGGCCAGTGGCGTGTTGAGGAAAAGATGCTCGAGCAGTACATCGAGGAGCGCTACGCCGAAGCCACCCGGATGATCCAGGAAGCCAAGGCCAAAGTCCGCTGAGCCGGACTCGCCGCGACACCGGGTCAGGACGGCCACGGCCGGCATCCTCGGTGTCTTGCGTCTCGCGTCTTGCGTCTTGCGCCGGAACCCGGACCTAGTACCGCCGGCCGTCGGACCCGGGCCTCCGGGCCGACCGGAGCCCGGCTAACGCGCCAAAGGGTATCGTCGCCATTTGCCGGACGTTGGCGCGCCGGCGGTCCTCGCCGCCGCCGGTGACCGCCAGGTCCAGATGGTCGCGTCCCACCCGGTCAATCACCCCATGGAGGGTTGTTTCTCCTGCCGGACCGCCTGCCAGCAGGACGGCCAGGGCAGCCCGGTCCCGCGCCAGCCCGCGCAGCGCACTGGCCAGGCCCAGCCTCTGGCGCACCTTGGACAATTCTGGTACGGCCAGCCTCGAAAGACCGAGGTATCGAACCACCGCGGCGTAGGGAACGAGCACCTGGTGCTGTGGTTCATCCAGCACGAGGGCTTGGCTTCCTGCGTGGCTTAGAGTCCCCTCGAGCGCCGATCCGGACGCCAACTGAACCACGATCAGCTGCCCCACCGAGCCCCGGAGCCGATCCGTGAGCTCCACCGCTGCCGCCTCGGTCCGTGTCCGCTCGGTGATTTCCGCGTCGAGATCAAGCCGCTCACTGGCGGCCAGTTGTGTCTCCAGATCGGCAAAAAGGGCATCCCAGCGCATGGCGTCAGCGTAGGCGTGCCGATACCGGGGGTCAACCGCACAACCCGAAAATCGACTCTGGACAAACGGGGCTCAAATGATTCAAACTAAGTCAAACAGTATCAAAGCGCATCAAATGCACGTACTCAATCGCTATCCAGGTAAAGGCGGAGTTCCATGCGGGCAGCAGCAAACAGTTCCCTCCCGGACCGGCGTCGCGGGCTTGGCGCTGATGCCGCTGCGGCCGCCGCCATTTTGCTGCTGGGACTTGTTCTTGCGGGAACAGGAGGCAGCATCCTTCTGCGCTGGCGGTCTTCCTCGTCTCGTCATCAATCGCTCGGATTCGAAGACCAGCTAGGGATCGCTGCAAACACGGCCGGCCTGATAGTCATCGTCTGGTGGGCCCTCTCCCTGTTCATCGCTGTCGTGGCCGCCTGCCTGGAACGCCGGGGGAACCTCCGCGCAGCATCTGCGACCGGAAGGTTCGCCCCGGCTTTCATGCGCAGGCTGGCCTTGGCCACTCTGGGACTGCACCTGCTCACCGCCCCGCTGGCCGTGGCTTCGACTGCAGCCCCGGTACCGGATGCCGCCGTCATCCCCAAAGCGTCTGTGGCGTGGACTCCGACGGCCCTCCCGGCTGGGACTGGCACTGCGGCGGACACGTCCGCACCGGTTCCCGGGCCCACGCCCCGCCCCGGACAACCGGCGGCCAACCCTGCCGTCGCCGGTCCGCAGTGGCAGCCGCTCAGTCCGGTTGTCGACCCCGGGCCGCTGGCCGCGCAGCCCCCGCGTCACCAACAGCCTTCCAGCCCGGCAAGCGAAGTGACGGTACGCCCCGGAGATTCACTCTGGAGCTTGTCGGCGGCCCGCCTCGGACCCTTCGCCTCGGACGTGGACATCGCCGTGGACTGGCCGCGGCTTTACCAAGCCAACAAGGACATCATCGGCGGGAACCCCAACCTCCTGAGGCCCGGCCAGGTATTGAGACTTCCGGCCAGCGAGTGATGACCGGATGAAGATACCAGCCGGGGCCCGGCAACCGCACGACTCCAAACTCCCCCAGTAAAGGAAGCATCATGACCGCCTTGACCAGACACCATGCCGCTGCGGAAGCCGCAACGTCGATAACTCCGCCACTGCGCCTGGTGCCCGGCGGCGGCGCGCCGGAGGCGCGTCCGTCCGGTCCCCGCGTTCCGGCAGTTCCGCAGTTGCGCCTGGCTGATGAGGAACAGGAGGTATGCGCAATCTCGCGCAGCACCGTCCAGGCTGCCATAGAAGTACTGGCCGGCACCCGGCCGGCGCAGCAGCTGGCCCGTCGGCTCGATGAACGCTGCCTCGCTGCCCTGCAACACCGGGCCGCTTTGACCCGGCGCGTGCCGTGCGGGGCGAGTCCGACTGCAGGCCGGCTGCACCGCAATCCTTCCGTTCGGTCGGTCCGGGCGTGCCGCATTTCCGCTGACATCTATGAAGCAAGCGCCGTCGTGGTCGAGGAACTGCGGGTACGGGCGGTCGCCCTTCGGCTGGAGCGGTGCCGGCTGACCTGGCGGATCACCGTTCTGGAGATTGGCTGAGGCCCGCCTGGCCCGGCCGCTGTAACGGTCTGGGGCTTGGCTGTTCGAAGCAACGGAAGGAGGAGCGCACAGCCAGAAAGAGGACCGGAACATGCTCCGGTCCTCTTTTCTGGCTGCTTTCCTACTGCACGCCCCGTCCGGGCCGCGGTGTACTGCCCGCGGCCGGTTAGCGTTTCTTCTTTTTCCCCGGCCGGCGCGGCGCGTCCTGTCCGGCCTTGGCGGGGTTGCCGGAGCGGCCCGGGACTTTGGCCTCCACCCGGGTTTGGGCCGTACCGTCTTCTCCGGGTGCGGTGTATTGCAGCTGGGCCGGCTTTTCGGGCGCCTCCAACCCCGCGGCATGGATCTGCGGTTCCTGGTGTTCGGTGTGCTGGCCCGCGGCGTCCGCAACGACGACGTCTGCGGCGGGCGTCACCTCGACCTCAAGGTTGAAGAGGAACCCGACGCTTTCCTCGCGGATGGCCTCCATCATTGCCTGGAACATGATGAAGCCCTCGCGCTGGTATTCCACCAGAGGGTCGCGCTGGGCCATGGCGCGCAGCCCGATGCCTTCCTTCAGGTAGTCCATCTCGTAGAGGTGTTCCTGCCATTTGCGGCCGATCACCGACAGAACGACGCGCCGCTCGAGTTCGCGCATGCTCTCGTGCCCGATGGTTTCTTCACGGGATTGGTAGACGAGGCGGGCATCGGAAAGGATCTCTTCCTTGAGGAATTCGACCGTGATTCGGGACTTTCCGCCGGCTTCGTCGATGACGTCGCGTGGCGTGACACTCAGAGGGTAGAGGGTCTTGAGGTTCGACCACAATAAGTTGAAGTCCCAGTCGTCACCATTGCCCTCAGCGGTGGCCTGCTCGATGAAGGCGGTGATGGTGTCCTCCAGGAAGAACTGGACCTTTTCGTGCAAGTCGTCGCCCTCAAGAATGCGGCGGCGGTCACCGTAGATGGCTTCGCGCTGGCGGTTCAGGACGTCGTCGTACTTCAGGACGTTCTTGCGCTGTTCGGCGTTGCGGCCCTCTACCTGGCCTTGCGCGGAGGCGATGGCACGGGAGACGAGCTTGGATTCGAGGGCGACGTCGTCCGGCACGGAACTGTTCATGAGCCGTTCCGCCGCCCCGGAGTTGAACAGGCGCATCAGGTCATCCGTCAGCGACAGGTAGAACCGGGACTCGCCGGGGTCGCCCTGACGGCCGGAGCGGCCGCGGAGCTGGTTGTCGATTCGCCGTGATTCGTGGCGCTCGGTGCCCAGCACGTACAGGCCGCCGTAGGTCAGGACTTCCTCGTGCTCGTCTTTGACGGACTGCTTGGCGGCCTCGAAGGCAGCCGGCCAGGCTGCCTCATATTCTTCGGAGTTCTCTTCCGGATCCAGTCCGCGCGAAGCCAACTCGGCGACGGCGGTGAACTCGGCGTTGCCGCCGAGCATGATGTCGGTACCGCGGCCGGCCATGTTGGTCGCCACGGTGACGGCACCCTTGCGCCCGGCCTGGGCCACAATCGCTGCCTCACGGGCGTGGTTTTTAGCGTTGAGGACCTCGTGCCGGATGCCCTCCTTGGCCAGCAGCCGGGAGAGATACTCGCTCTTCTCGACGCTCGTAGTGCCGACCAGGACCGGCTGGCCCTCTTCATGCCGCTCGGCGATGTCCTTGACGACGGCGTCGAATTTGACGGCCTCGTTCTTATAGACAAGGTCGGCCTGGTCAATTCTCGTCATGTCCCGGTTGGTCGGGATCGCGACGACACCCAGTTTGTAGGTGCTCATAAATTCTGCGGCTTCGGTTTCGGCAGTACCGGTCATGCCTGCGAGCTTGTCGTACATGCGGAAGTAGTTCTGCAAGGTGACCGTGGCGAGGGTCTGGTTTTCAGCCTTGATCTCGACGCCCTCTTTGGCTTCGATCGCCTGGTGCATGCCCTCGTTATAGCGCCGGCCGGCCAGGATACGGCCGGTGTGCTCGTCAACGATCAGGACTTCACCGTCGAGGATGACGTAATCCTTGTCCCGCTTGAACAGTTCCTTGGCCTTGATGGCGTTGTTCAGGAAACCGATCAGCGGGGTGTTGGCGGACTCGTACAGGTTGTGGATGCCGAGGTAATCCTCGACCTTCTCGATGCCGGCTTCAAGCACACCAACGGTGCGCTTCTTTTCGTCGACTTCGTAGTCCTCCTCGGACTTGAGCCGGGTGACCACCTTGGCGAACTCGCTGTACCAGCGGTTGGTGTCGCCCTGGGCTGGTCCGGAGATGATCAGAGGGGTCCGGGCTTCATCGATGAGAATGGAGTCCACTTCATCGACAATGGCGAAATGGTGGCCGCGCTGGACGAGCTCGGATCTGTCCCACGCCATGTTGTCGCGGAGGTAGTCGAAGCCGAATTCGTTGTTGGTGCCGTAGGTGATGTCCGCGGTGTACTGTTCGCGGCGCACGGAGGGGTCCTGGTTTGACAGGATGCAGCCGCT is drawn from Micrococcaceae bacterium Sec5.8 and contains these coding sequences:
- a CDS encoding histidine kinase N-terminal domain-containing protein — its product is MAIFTDPIREHADFGPGDAEWLHLLVGDWQMVADLAFADLALWFPHPEFGYVALAHVRPSTSHTVFHADFVGEGIRSDLQPLVDKAWESRTIERSNETNWSSDMALRVEAVPMVRNGRTLAIVTTHMDLSSSRMPSRLELTYRQCAYDLLRMGTLGLWPDFASPTGSRRGAPRVGDGLIRLDAEGIVQYASPNGVSAFRRLGDGESLEGRSLAEVTAGLLKDRRLVDETLPLVVTGRMPWRSEIESRGVSLSLRAIPLRDEQHRFGALVLCRDVSELRRREMELVTKDATIREIHHRVKNNLQTVAALLRMQSRRMVSDEAKQGLEQAMRRVATIALVHETLSQGLTQSVDFDELIGRQFRLSAEVASPSQQVRTERSGLFGDLPSDFATPLALVINELVTNAVEHGLEGRTGTVWLAAARSESEDGDELLTVTVADDGVGIPATPYVEGLGLQIVRTLVTSELGGSIQWKARDGGGTAVQIVLSLAKR
- a CDS encoding WhiB family transcriptional regulator, producing MDWRNRAACLDKDPELFFPVGNTGPALLQIEEAKSVCRRCPVVDTCLQWALESGQDAGVWGGMSEDERRALKRRAARARRAS